A window of Halovivax gelatinilyticus genomic DNA:
CCTCCATCGACCAGACGTGATCGATCGAGTCCGTCGCGAACGGCAGCGAGCCGAAGTCGCCGATGAGAAAGCCGACGTTCGCATCGTCGGTGTAGCTCGCGGCGTTTCGCGCCATCTCCGGGGCCCCGTCGAGCCCGTAGACGCGGCCGGCGTCGTCCGCATCCCGAACGGCTCGCCCGGCGTAGCCGCTGCCACAGCCGAGATCGAGGACGACGTCGCCCGGCTCGACCGGGATCCGGCTTAGCGCGTGTCTCGCGGTCGCCCAGTGGCGTTCTTCCATTCCCTTATCTCGCCCGTCGGCCGCCCACGCGTCGAACTCTTCGCGTACGCTCATACGGGGGAGTAGCCGTAGGAGCCCAAAGGTGGTTCGACTCCGAGTCAATCGGCCAGTGGTGGACTCTCGGCATGGATCGTTCGACTCCCGAATCGTCGGCCGCGCCGGTGCTCGTTCGACGAACCGACAGGGTCTTTAGGACGGCCTAAAGAACCACCAGTGACGGATTTAGGCTGGCCGAAACCGTGGGCATCATCGGCCGGCCCATCGGCGAGCAACGTGTCTCGCCGCGCGTTTTCCCGTCCATCGTCCCGAATCGGCAACTATATGTGTTTTAGGCCGACCTAAAACTAGATATGCAACACCGACACGACGCGTCATCGAGCCGATCGGCGATCGGCCGCCGCCGATTTCTCGCTACGAGCGGCGTCGCGCTCGCCGGAGCCGGGCTGGCGGGCTGTCTCGACGTTTTCGGTGGTCGAACCGACCCGTTCGACGACTACGGGCCACAGGGGGAGGCCCTCGATTCGGGTGAGGCGACCTGGGACGACCTCGGCGACCTCGAGGGCGAACTCGTCGTCTACTCCGGACGCACGCGCGATCAGATCAAGCCGCTGTTCGACGAACTCGAAGACCAGTACCCGGAGTTCGAGATCACGGCCGACTACGACGGTAACGACGCCCAGCTGGCCAGCCTTCGTGAGGAGGGCGACGCGACCGACGCGGACGTCTTCTACACGCAGGATTCCGGGGCGCTCGCGGCGTTCAAAGAGGAGGGACTCGCCAGGGAGCTTCCGGACGACGTCACCGGGACGATCGAGGAGCGCTACCGCGACCGCGACGGCCGGTGGACCGGCGCGTCCGGCCGGGTTCGGGCCGTTCTCTACAACACGGACGCGTTCGACGGCGACGAGTTACCTGACGACATCTTCGCCTACGCCGAGGACGACCGCTTCGCCGGCCGCATCTCGACGCGGCCGAACTCCGGGAGCTTCCGGGCGTTCATCGTCGCGATGATGGAACTCGAAGGCGAAGAGCGCACCCGCGAGTGGGCGACGAAGATGGTCGAAGAGCAAGAAATCGTCACCTACGACAGCGGCACCCAGCAGGCCGAGGCCGTCGCCGCGGGAGATCAGGACATCGCGCTCGGCAACCAGTACTACGCCGGCCGAATTCTCCAGAACGCTCCCGATGCCCCGCTGGGCGTCGCATTCACCCGGGAGGATCCCGGTTGTCTGTTCAACGTCTCGGGGATCGCCGTTCACGAACACGCCGAGGTACCGAACCTCGCCGCCGAATTCGTCCGCCACGTTCTCGCCCGGGAGGGCCAGGAGTTCTTCGTCGCGGTCAACGGCGAGTACCCGGTCGTCGACCACGTCGAGTACGTCGGCGACCTGCCGGCGCTCGCCGACATCCGACCGCCGGAATTCGATCTCAACACGCTCGGGCTCGAACTCCAGGAAGCGCGCGACCTCCAGAGCGAAACCGGACTCACGCTGTGAGCTCCTCGCCCGGCCCAATTTAGGAAGGCCTAAACCAGCGACGCTCTAACGACCGAACCGAGTACCGTGGATGGAATCAACTTCGGTCGCCTCCGCGAGCGCGAGGACGACGCGTCGTCGATCGGGCTCGTCCTGGTGAGCGGGGCGATCGCCGCGCTCGTCACTTCGCCGCTGCTCTGGCTGTTCTTACGCGCCAGCGGCGTCGAAACCGACCGCGGATGGCGGTTGATGACGTCCGAACGAACGCTCGACATCCTCGCCTCGAGCATCGGCCTGATGACGGCCGTGACGCTCCTTTCGATCGCGATCGGCGTGCCGGTGGCGTTTCTGACGACCAGGACCGACCTTCCCTACCGACGGTTTTTCACCGTCCTGGCGGCGCTTCCGCTGGTCGTCCCGAGCTACATCGGCGCCTACGCGTTCGTCGAGACGTTCGGCCACCGTGGCGAACTCTCCTCGCTCCTTGGCCTCTCCATGCCCGCGATCGACGGCTTCTGGGGGGCCGTCCTGGTCATCACGCTCTACACCTATCCGTACGTCTTCCTCACGACGCGCGCGGCGCTGCTCTCGATCGACGGCTCGCTCGTCGACGCCGCGCGCACCCTGCAGGCCGGCCGGTTCGAAGCGTTTCGTCGGGTCACCCTGCCCCAGCTCCGACCGGCCATCGCGGCGGGGGCGCTGCTCGTCGCCCTCTACGCGATCTCCGACTTCGGCACGCCCGCGTTCATGCGCGTCGACGTCTTCACGTTCGTTATCTACGAAGAACACAGCTACGACCCCGAGTACGCGGCGTTACTCTCGCTGCAGTTGCTCGCCGTCGCCGCCGTCGTCCTGGCGATCGAAGCCCGGATCGGTCGCGGCGACGGATACGCCGGCGCCCGGGCCAGAAGCGCTCGGATTCGCCTGGGCCGCTGGAAGTGGCCCGCGACCGCCGGCGTCGCCACGCTCGGCTTCGTGACGATCGCGCTGCCGGTCATCATCTTCGGGCGCTGGCTGCTCATCGCCGACGCCGAGTCCGTCGGCGTCTACGCGTTCGAGATCGAGTGGGCGCTCGCCTCGCTCGGCTACGCGTTGCTGGCGGCGCTGGTCGGAGCCGCGCTCGCGTTGCCGGTCGGCTACCTCTCGGCGACGCGCGGCGGTCTCCTCAGCCGGCTGTTCGAGCGGGCGACCTACGTCGGTTTCGCCGTCCCCGGCGTCGTCATCGGGCTTGCGCTCGTCTTCCTCGGAACGAGTTACACGCCCTGGCTGTACCGAACCGTGCCGCTTCTGGTCTTCGCGTACGTCGTTCGATTTCTCCCGCAGGCGGTCGGGACGACCCGGACGACGGTCTTACAGGTCGACGAGCGGTTGCTCGAAGCGGCCCGCGTCATGAACGCCGGCCGGTTCGAAACCTTTCGCCGGGTCACGCTGCCGCTCATCGTCCCCGGCATCGTCGCGGGCGCGGCGCTGGTGTTTCTGACGACGATGAAGGAACTCCCGGCGACGCTGATGCTCCGCCCCGTTGGCACCGAGACGCTCGCGACGATCATCTACGAAGCACACGGGACCGCACACTACCGCGCCGCGGCCGTCCCGGCGCTCATTCTCATCGGTATTTCGGCGCTCTCTATGCTGATATTGCTCCGCCAGGACGATCTGGCGGTTGACGATCGTGACTGACCGCGGTATTCGTCCACAATCGTTATGCGATCTCCCTCGTAGCTGTTCGTATGGCCGACCGGTCTCAGTCCGAACCAGTCTCGTACGAACGCGGTCTCGAGACGGTACGGTTACTCTCGAAGAAGTGGCATCCGGTCGTCGTCGCCACGCTCTTATCGCGCGGATCGATGGGGTTCAACCAGTTACTCGATTCGATTCCCGACGTCTCGGGAAAGGTCCTCACCGAGACCCTGGAGGCGCTCGTCGAGGCCGACCTCGTCGAGCGATCGGTCACCAGCGAGTCGCCGCTTCGCGTCGAGTACGAACTGACCCCCTCGGGGTCGGACCTGGCGCCCGTCTTCGAGGCGCTCGACGCGTGGGGGCGCCAACACCTCGGTGCGGACGATCCGCAGGTCGTCATCGCCGACGGCGACCGTCGACTCACGTCGATGTACGAGGGCTGGCTCGCCGAGCGCTACGACGTGTCCCGCGCACACTCCGCGCTCGAACTCGACGCCGCTCTCGACGCCGCGACCGACGTCGTGGTGGTAGACGCCTCGCTTCCGGGCGCCGATCTCGACGCCCTCGTCGACAGCGTTCGAACGGACAGTCGAACGATCCTCCTGGTCGGCGACCGCCCGCCGGTCGACCTGCTCTCGGTCGAGTGCGACGAGATCTGTAAAAAGCCGGTCGTTCGCGAGACGGTCACCGCCGCCGTCGCCTCCCAGCTAGAGCGAGCCGGCGAGTCGGACGGCGCACGCGAACGGGCGTCGCTCTCGGCGCGTCGGAAGGCCTTCGAGTCGATCTATCCCCGAAGAAGACTCGAAGACGCAAACGCGTACACCGCCGTTTGCGATCGGCTGAAGGCGACGAGTTCAACGTCGGCGGAGTGACTAACTGACCCCTCGTGTCGGGCGGAAACTCCGTTCTGACCACGTCACTGCCGTGCGGTAGCCGCCGCGATCGTCGAATCGGCTTAGTGACCCGTCGACGACTCCCACGGTAGCCGCCACGGGCGTACTCAGGGCGGTTCCTGACACGCCATCTCCGGTGGGTCGATCGCACTCGTCTCTCCCCACGAGTGAAACGTCGCGGTGAACGTCGACGCTTCGAGTTTGACCGGATAGCCAGTCTCGGCACTGAGGTACCATCGCGCAGCCGCGTCATCCAGTTCGATCTCGAACACGTAAACGGTCTCGCCGTCTATCGTGGTCGTTTCGCTCGGAGACGCGTCCGGATGGCCGCTCGGTTCTCGGACGTCTGGGGCCTCCTCGACCGCGTCTGCTTCCGATCGAACGACGCACTGGCCGTCCAGCACTTCGTACGTGACTCCGTCCACGTCGTACGTTTCGACGACCTGCCCATGGTCGAATTCCAGGCGAACGTGCGTATCTCCCTCGTGAACCGTCTGTGTCAGCTCTCCCGGGCCGGTCCCGTCGAATTCGATCTCGACGACGTACGAGCGTTCCCATTCGAGGGCCGAGGCGAGGTCGACGTCGTCGGGATCGCCGACGTCACCCCGCCCGTTCGCGTCGGTATCGCTCGTCGGCTCTCCGTCGGTGCTCGAATCATCGTCGTCTCCGTCGGTGCTCGAATCATCGTCGTCTCCGTCGTCCGTCTCGACCGCGTCGTCTCCATCGGTCGAGCAACCGGCCAGTCCGGCGAGGGCGCTCGTTGCACCGACCACTACCAGTCGGCGTCGCGTCGTCGGTCTTCCCCTCATTTCGATCGATCTCGGGACGTGCGTCGGCCGAGCAGATAGGCCGCGCTGGTGAGGCTGGCGATCGCGCCGACGATTCCGGGGCCGGGCATCCCGTCATCAGCTCCATCGGCATTCGCGTCAGTGTCGTCGGATGCCCCGTCGTCGGGGTCGTCGGTTTCCGACCCGCCGCTGGCGTCGGTCGGTCCCGAACTGGTCGCAGCCTGCTCGGCCCACTCGTCGTGGTGTCCCGACGTTCCGAGTACGACCCGCGAGTCCTCGCTCGAACCCGAGACGCCGGCATCGAGGGCGTGGACCCGCCCTTCCAGACCGTTCGTCGTCGCGACGTAGACGACGCCGTCGACGACGGTGGGAGCCGTCGCGCGCGGATACGGTTCGGTGTCGATGTCGGATTCTTCGAATCGCCACGTCTGCTCGCCGCTCGCGGCGTCGATCGCGAAGACGCGAGCGCCGCCGCTACCGACGAAAACGGTTCCACCGGCGACCGTCGCCCCGGTCGGGATAGCGCCGGTATCGAACCGCCACTCCTCGTCGCCGCTGGCCGCGTCGACCGCGTAGAGGGTGTCGTCGAAACTGCCGACGTAGACGACGCCGTCGGCGACCGTGGGCGCCGCGACGTGTCCACCAGCGTCGAACGTCCACGCCTCGTCGCCGGATTCGGCCTCGATGGCGTAGAGCGTCCCGCCGGTCGTCCCGGCGAAGACCATGCCATCCGCCAGGGTCGGCGTGGATTCGACCGACTCCCCGACCGGAGCCGTCCACGCTTCGTCGCCGGATTCCGCGTCGAGCGCGACGACGAGGCCGTCCCGTCCGGTCGCGTAGACGGTCCCGTCGTGGACGATCGGGCTCTCGCCCAATTCGGCGCCGTCGTACGTCCACCGTTCGTCTCCCGTCTGGAGGTCGACGGCGTGAAGGTACGGCGGTCCGTCGTGATTCGTCGTGTAGACCGTCCCGTTCGCCACCGTCGGCGAACTCACTCTGGTCGTCACCGTTCCGCCGACGTCGGCCTCCCAGATTCGATTCGACCGCTCGTCACCGTCCATATCGTACGCCATGAGCTCCTGGTTGTTCGGCGCGGAGACGACGAGGTCGCCGACGACCGTCGGCGCTCGGTTCACGGTGGCGTTCGTGTAAATCGTGTCCGCCTGCTCGCCGGTGGCCGCGTCGACGACGTGCAGGTGCGCACAGGTCGTCCCCGCGAACACGAGCCCGTCGACGACCGTGAGCGGCGCTTCGAACGTCGACGCCTGCGAGCAATCGAGTTCCTCGCCGTAGGTCCAGATGAGGTCGCCGCTCGTGGCCGCGACCGGTCCACTGCCGACGGAGGCCAGGCCGGTCGCGGCGACGCCCACACCCACGCTCGCTCGGAGGACCGTTCGCCGACTGGGTTCTCCCAGCGGGCGACGGCGCCGCCGTGTCGACTCGACCGCTTTCGGTCCCGGTTCGTTCGTCTCACTGTTCGCTACACGAGCGTTCGCTCGTTTTGGTGCGGAGTCTGATCGACGCTCCATTGCCAGTACCGGACGCCGACAGACACCTCATGTTACGGGTCGCTACACTGTTGCAGACCGTGGGACGGGGCCACGACCGCGGCCGAAGCCGAATCGGCGATCCCGCACGCACGCCGAACCGGTCAGCCCGCTCGATCCGGCGACGTGCGTTCGAACCGTCGTCCGCAGGCGTCGATCCGCTCGCGGTGACGATCGGCCGTGGCGGCCGGCGCGTCGCGCACGAGCGCTCGGGACTGCGCGACGTATCCTCGGGCTGCGTCGGCGTCTCCCATTTCCTCACAGACTGCGATGAGGTCTTCGAGGGTCTCCAGAGCGAGGTCGAGCGAGCGACAGTCCTCGAACTCCTCGAACGCGGCCCGGAACCGCGCTCGGGAACGCTGGTACTCACCCGTTTCGGCGTCTATCTCGCCGAGCAATCGTCGACACCGGGCGCTGACGTGGACCGAATCGAGCGATTCGGCGAGGTCGAGCAGCCGCTCGACCCGCGTTCGAGCGACGTCTCGCTCCCCTCGATCGAGCGCTAACTGCGCCCAATCGACGCCGGCTCGCGCCTCGTACGAGCGGTTGCCCGTTTCGTCGAACGTCGACTGCGACGCCTCGAAGTGGCGCTCGGCCGCCTCGTGCTCGCCCCGGTCGCGCGCGACGATGCCGAGTCCTCTCGACGCCTGCCCCCGCTCTCTGGGATAGCCGATCTCGGTTGCGATCGACAGCGCCGATTCGAACAACGCCTCTGCGTCGTCCAACCGGCCCTCTCTGGCCGCGAGGAAGCCGAGATTGTTGAGACAGCTCGCCTCGCCCGATCGGTATCCGATCTCGCGTCTGATCGCGAGGCTCGCTTCGAACCGACCCCGCGCTCGATCGTACGCGCCCAGGTGGTACGCGACGCTCCCGAGATTGTTGAGGCTCCTCGCTTCGCCGTCCCTGTCGCCGATCTGACGGGCCCCTTCGAGAAACGCCGTAAAGTGCTCGCGAGCGGCGTCGTACGACCCCTGAGACCACGCGATAGCGCCGAGGTTCGCGTCGGCTTTGGACGCGAGCCGCCGGTCGTCGATGTCGCGTGCGCGCGATCGGCACCGGCGGAAGTACTCGCCCGCAGAGTCGTAGTCCCCGAGTCGCCAGCTGGTCAGCCCGAGTCCGGCGAGAACCCGTGCTTCGGTGTTTCGATCGTCAGTCTCTCGTGCGATGACGAGCGCGCGCTCGTAGCCTTCGAGCGCGTCGTCGTACTCGCCCCGTCGGAAGGAGACGCGAGCCAGGCCGTCGAGGCGCTCTGGATCGTCCCGATCCAACCGTTCGAACGCGCTCTCGGCCCTGTCGTAGTAGCCACCATCGAGGAAGATCCGACCGAGTCGGACGGGCCGTCGATCAGCGAGTTCGCCGTCGCAACGTGCTGGTATGTGGAAACTGTCGGTCGAACCGTCGCCGAACAGCGGGGCGAGTTTCGGACGCTTCCGTCCGAGCGAAAAGAGGGCATCGACCGTCTCGTCGACCCACCGCTGGGGGGACTCGATCGGACCGTCCGAGAACGCGGTGGGTTCGACGGAGGAGCGCTCGTCGTGGTGAGATTCGATTCGGCCTCGCCGTTCGGGCTCGGCCGCGAGCGTGAGTGCGGATTCGACCGTGCGGCCGAACCTGCGGGCGGCTTCGGTCTCACCGGCGGTCTCTAGATAGTGCGACAGAAACGCCGTCGACCACGCCTCGTGAACCATCCGAACCCGATCGCCCGTTCCGGAAAAGAGGATTCGCCCGTTCAGCCGATCGAGTACGTCGTCGACGGCTTCGATAGGCGCGTCATCCCGGGCGGCGTACAGGGCCGATCGGTGAACGGCGCGGCCCGCCGCGTTGAGCGCGTTCGCGAGCAGGCAAACCGACAGAGTCAGCCGATCGCCCTCGACGTCCTGGTAGACGTCGGCCACCGATTCCTCGAGCGCCGTCGGCTCGGCGGCCAGCGGATCGGCGTACGTCGACAGTCGGTGGATCAACCGGAGCATCTCGTGGGGTTCGTCGTGGTCGTCGGTGCCGATCTCGTCTCGCACAGCCGACCACAACCAGTCGGCGGAGACGTCGACCGGGTGGTCGACCGTCCGCTCGAACTGGTCGACGAGACGGGCGCAATCGCCGAGTCTCACCGGTGGAACGTACACCCGCTCCAGATCGGTGGCGTCGGTGGCGACTCGCCGCTTGTTCCACTCGCTCTCCCGGGAGTCGAGCAGGACGCTGACGTCGGTTCGGTCGGCGAGGCGTTCGAGCCCCTCGAAGATGGCGTCCGCGTGCGGGCGGACGGCGTCTTCGACGACGACGAGCGTGTGACCGTCGGCCGACGAGACGGTCGCGACGAGATCGTCGACCGCTTCGATCGCGCGACCGTGCTGGCCGTCGCGGTAGATCACCGGTCCTCGATCGCTGGCGTACCACGCACACGCGACCTGCTTACAGATCGTACTTTTCCCGGATCCCGGCGGTCCCAGGACGATCGTATCCGTTCCGTCGACCAGTGCGGCCGTGATCGATTCGTCGAGCGGGCCGGCGCGTTCGGCGTCGCGGGCGTCCGCCGCTCGACCGACGTTCGGAGCCGTCGACGGCCGTTCGATGGCGTAGCCGGTGTGGACTTCGGCGAGCGAGAGCCCCGTCCGCCAGGCCGTCGTCGGACTCGCGACGGGTTCGTTTCGGAAGTAGGCGTCGTCGATTCGGACGAATCCCTCGCGTTCGAGCGAGACCGGAAGGGATTGGCCGATCGGTGAGGACCCACGCGGGTCAGCCGTTCGAACGCCGCCATCCGTGTCGGCGATCAGGTCGCTCGTTCGATCCGTGCCCGCCTCCCGGTAGCGCTCGTACTGTCCGCTCGCCCACGAAATCCCCTCGACCGTTTCTGTCGCGAGTAAGCCGTGAATGCCGCCGCTTTCGTTGTGGACGACGAGATGGGCCCGCTCGGTCGGATCGTCACCGTTCGACTCGAGCTCGTGGAGGGCGAGGCCGTACGGCGGAATGTCGGCAACGTAGACCGTACAGTTCTGTGACTCGGCGAGCAGCGTCGCTCGACGGGGAAACTCACTTCGCAGCGTCTCGAAGACCGCCGGGCTCACGACGAGCTCGGCCGGTCGTCCGCGGGTGACGACGTGTTCGTACAGCACCCTGACCGTCCGCGATTCCTCGATCGTCGGCATCAACGCACGATACCCGCGCGCGTCGGTCAGTGCCGAATGGTTTCGGTCTGCCGGCCGATACGGCGCCGGATCGCTCGCGGGGACGACATCCGCGCCGACGGTGACGTCGAACGGGACGTCCGTCGCCGTCGGGAGCGGTTCGAGGACCTCGCGGGCGGCGAGAACGTCGTCGAGCGCGTCGAGGTAGTCGACGAGCTGATCGCGGACGAATCGCCCGGTAATCGTCGCTTCGACTCCCTCGTCTCCCCGACGAACGAGGCCCAGTTCCGTGAGTTCGGTGACCGCGCGGTGGACCGTCGATCGAGCCTGGCCAGTCTCGTCGATGATGTCGCGAACGTGTGCGGGTGATCGACAGAGCCGGTCGAGCAACTCGAGGCGGCTGATGAGCGTCACCGTCTCGTCGCGTCGGTCGACACCTGCCATCCGTTGGAACGATGATTCGGGGGAGTTTCCTTATATCCACCGTGCACGAGCGGCGTCGCGTTCGAAACGGAACGGCGCTTTAGATTGCTTTTCGGACCCTTCGCTGGTGTGGTAACGGTCGCCTCACTCGCCCGTAACCCACGTTCCGTGTCGCTCGCGCACTTCTTCGGGGGCGTCGGCCAGCAGGTCTCGGGTCCGGGCGTGGTACGCTTCGCTCGCGTCGACGTCCGTTACGGGCAGCTCGTCGAGTGCCTTCAACACCTCGAGGGCGTCGCGAATCGCGTCGACGCGTTCGTAGTACGCCAGCGCCTCGCGAAGGTGTTCGCGCGCGGTCTCTGGGTCCTCATCCGCTTCGATCCGTCCGAGCAACCCGTTGGCCTGAGCGACCCAAAAGTTCGCATCAAGCGCCTCGCTCCCCTCGAGAACCTCGTGTGCGATCGCTCTCGCCCGATCGGAGTCCCCGCGATCTCGTTCGAGTCGCGCCGCCGTCAGCCGAATCTCCTGTGCGACCAGTCCGTCCCGGTCATCGATGGCGTCGAGTGCCCGTTCGAGGCGCTCGTCAGCTAGATCGTGCTCGCCGGCGAGTCGTGCGACCTCGCCCAGACAGTGGTGACTCCCGGCTATCTGCTCGGATATCTCGACCTCGGTCGCGATGTCGAGCGCCCGTTCGCCGTACGAACGGGCCCGTTCCAG
This region includes:
- a CDS encoding tetratricopeptide repeat protein, with the translated sequence MAGVDRRDETVTLISRLELLDRLCRSPAHVRDIIDETGQARSTVHRAVTELTELGLVRRGDEGVEATITGRFVRDQLVDYLDALDDVLAAREVLEPLPTATDVPFDVTVGADVVPASDPAPYRPADRNHSALTDARGYRALMPTIEESRTVRVLYEHVVTRGRPAELVVSPAVFETLRSEFPRRATLLAESQNCTVYVADIPPYGLALHELESNGDDPTERAHLVVHNESGGIHGLLATETVEGISWASGQYERYREAGTDRTSDLIADTDGGVRTADPRGSSPIGQSLPVSLEREGFVRIDDAYFRNEPVASPTTAWRTGLSLAEVHTGYAIERPSTAPNVGRAADARDAERAGPLDESITAALVDGTDTIVLGPPGSGKSTICKQVACAWYASDRGPVIYRDGQHGRAIEAVDDLVATVSSADGHTLVVVEDAVRPHADAIFEGLERLADRTDVSVLLDSRESEWNKRRVATDATDLERVYVPPVRLGDCARLVDQFERTVDHPVDVSADWLWSAVRDEIGTDDHDEPHEMLRLIHRLSTYADPLAAEPTALEESVADVYQDVEGDRLTLSVCLLANALNAAGRAVHRSALYAARDDAPIEAVDDVLDRLNGRILFSGTGDRVRMVHEAWSTAFLSHYLETAGETEAARRFGRTVESALTLAAEPERRGRIESHHDERSSVEPTAFSDGPIESPQRWVDETVDALFSLGRKRPKLAPLFGDGSTDSFHIPARCDGELADRRPVRLGRIFLDGGYYDRAESAFERLDRDDPERLDGLARVSFRRGEYDDALEGYERALVIARETDDRNTEARVLAGLGLTSWRLGDYDSAGEYFRRCRSRARDIDDRRLASKADANLGAIAWSQGSYDAAREHFTAFLEGARQIGDRDGEARSLNNLGSVAYHLGAYDRARGRFEASLAIRREIGYRSGEASCLNNLGFLAAREGRLDDAEALFESALSIATEIGYPRERGQASRGLGIVARDRGEHEAAERHFEASQSTFDETGNRSYEARAGVDWAQLALDRGERDVARTRVERLLDLAESLDSVHVSARCRRLLGEIDAETGEYQRSRARFRAAFEEFEDCRSLDLALETLEDLIAVCEEMGDADAARGYVAQSRALVRDAPAATADRHRERIDACGRRFERTSPDRAG
- a CDS encoding winged helix-turn-helix transcriptional regulator → MADRSQSEPVSYERGLETVRLLSKKWHPVVVATLLSRGSMGFNQLLDSIPDVSGKVLTETLEALVEADLVERSVTSESPLRVEYELTPSGSDLAPVFEALDAWGRQHLGADDPQVVIADGDRRLTSMYEGWLAERYDVSRAHSALELDAALDAATDVVVVDASLPGADLDALVDSVRTDSRTILLVGDRPPVDLLSVECDEICKKPVVRETVTAAVASQLERAGESDGARERASLSARRKAFESIYPRRRLEDANAYTAVCDRLKATSSTSAE
- a CDS encoding ABC transporter permease, which produces MDGINFGRLREREDDASSIGLVLVSGAIAALVTSPLLWLFLRASGVETDRGWRLMTSERTLDILASSIGLMTAVTLLSIAIGVPVAFLTTRTDLPYRRFFTVLAALPLVVPSYIGAYAFVETFGHRGELSSLLGLSMPAIDGFWGAVLVITLYTYPYVFLTTRAALLSIDGSLVDAARTLQAGRFEAFRRVTLPQLRPAIAAGALLVALYAISDFGTPAFMRVDVFTFVIYEEHSYDPEYAALLSLQLLAVAAVVLAIEARIGRGDGYAGARARSARIRLGRWKWPATAGVATLGFVTIALPVIIFGRWLLIADAESVGVYAFEIEWALASLGYALLAALVGAALALPVGYLSATRGGLLSRLFERATYVGFAVPGVVIGLALVFLGTSYTPWLYRTVPLLVFAYVVRFLPQAVGTTRTTVLQVDERLLEAARVMNAGRFETFRRVTLPLIVPGIVAGAALVFLTTMKELPATLMLRPVGTETLATIIYEAHGTAHYRAAAVPALILIGISALSMLILLRQDDLAVDDRD
- a CDS encoding PQQ-binding-like beta-propeller repeat protein yields the protein MGVAATGLASVGSGPVAATSGDLIWTYGEELDCSQASTFEAPLTVVDGLVFAGTTCAHLHVVDAATGEQADTIYTNATVNRAPTVVGDLVVSAPNNQELMAYDMDGDERSNRIWEADVGGTVTTRVSSPTVANGTVYTTNHDGPPYLHAVDLQTGDERWTYDGAELGESPIVHDGTVYATGRDGLVVALDAESGDEAWTAPVGESVESTPTLADGMVFAGTTGGTLYAIEAESGDEAWTFDAGGHVAAPTVADGVVYVGSFDDTLYAVDAASGDEEWRFDTGAIPTGATVAGGTVFVGSGGARVFAIDAASGEQTWRFEESDIDTEPYPRATAPTVVDGVVYVATTNGLEGRVHALDAGVSGSSEDSRVVLGTSGHHDEWAEQAATSSGPTDASGGSETDDPDDGASDDTDANADGADDGMPGPGIVGAIASLTSAAYLLGRRTSRDRSK
- a CDS encoding extracellular solute-binding protein; this encodes MQHRHDASSSRSAIGRRRFLATSGVALAGAGLAGCLDVFGGRTDPFDDYGPQGEALDSGEATWDDLGDLEGELVVYSGRTRDQIKPLFDELEDQYPEFEITADYDGNDAQLASLREEGDATDADVFYTQDSGALAAFKEEGLARELPDDVTGTIEERYRDRDGRWTGASGRVRAVLYNTDAFDGDELPDDIFAYAEDDRFAGRISTRPNSGSFRAFIVAMMELEGEERTREWATKMVEEQEIVTYDSGTQQAEAVAAGDQDIALGNQYYAGRILQNAPDAPLGVAFTREDPGCLFNVSGIAVHEHAEVPNLAAEFVRHVLAREGQEFFVAVNGEYPVVDHVEYVGDLPALADIRPPEFDLNTLGLELQEARDLQSETGLTL